The DNA region ACCGCCTTGGTGCGCAGCGCCGCCGCGTCCGACCCGGCGCCCGGCTCGGTGAGGCAGTAGCTGGCGAACTTCTCGAGCGAGGCCAGCTGGGGGATCCACTGCCGGCGCTGCTCGTCGGTGCCGAACTCGTCGACCATCCACACGCACATGTTGTGGATAGACAGGTACGCCGCCACCGACGGGCACCCGCGCGCGAGCTGCTCGAAGATCCGCACGCCGTCCAGTCGACGCATCCCGCTGCCGCCGACCTCCTCGGAGACATAGATCGCGCCCATGCCCATCCCGGCGGCCTCGCGGAGGACGTCCTTGGGGAAGTGGTGGGTCTCGTCCCACTCCTGCGCCTTGGGACCGATCCGCTTGTCCGAGAAGTCGCGTGCGGCGTCGACGATGACCTTGTCGTCGTCATCAAGGGTGAACATGGGTGTTCCTCTCCTGGGGCGAGCCGGTCAGTCCATCGTGGGGATGTTGAAGTCGGCCCCGTCCTTGATGCCCGACGGCCAGCGCTGCGTGACGGTCTTGACCTTGGAGTAGAACTTGATCGACTCGGGGCCGTGCTGGTTGAGGTCGCCGAATCCGGACTTCTTCCAGCCACCGAAGGTGTGGTACGCGATCGGGACCGGGATCGGCACGTTGACGCCGACCATGCCGACCTGGACGCGGGAGACGAACTCGCGGGCGGCGTCGCCGTCGCGGGTGAAGATGGCCACGCCGTTGCCGTACTCGTGGTCGTTGGGCAGGCTCAGGGCCTCCTCGAAGTCCTTGGCGTGGACCACCACGAGGACGGGCCCGAAGATCTCGTCGGTGTAGACGCTCATGTCCGGGGTGACCTTGTCCATCAGCGTGGGGCCGACGAAGTATCCCCCGGAGATGTCCTCACCGTTGAAGCTGTCCGTGTACGCGCCCACTCCACGCCCGTCGACGAGGAGCTCCGCGCCGGCCTTCTCGCCCTGCTCGATGTAGTCGAGCACCCGGGCCTTGGACTCGGGGGTCACCAGCGGGCCGTAGTCGGACTGCGGGTCGTGGCTGTGGCCGACCTTGAGCTCCTTGACCTTGGGCAGCAGCTTGGCGATCAGCGCCTCGGCCGTGCCCTCGCCGACCGGCACGGCCACCGAGATGGCCATGCAACGCTCGCCGGCGGAACCGAAACCGGCGCCGAGCAGGGCGTCAGCGACCTGGTCCATGTCGGCGTCCGGCATGATGATCGCGTGGTTCTTGGCGCCGCCGAAGCACTGGGCGCGCTTGCCGGTGCGGGCGGCGTTCTCGTAGATGTACTGCGCGATCGGGGTGGACCCGACGAAGCCGACGGCCTGGATCGTGTCGTTGTTCAGGATCGCGTCCACGGCCTCCTTGTCGCCGTGCACGACCTGGAAGATACCGTCCGGCAGGCCCGCCTCGGTGAACAGCTCGGCCAGGCGCACCGGCACGGAGGGGTCCCGCTCGGAAGGCTTGAGGACGAAGGCGTTACCGCACGCGATGGCCGGGCCGGCCTTCCACAGCGGAATCATGGCCGGGAAGTTGAAGGGGGTGATCCCGGCGACCACACCGAGCGGCTGACGCATGGAGTAGACGTCGACGCCGGTGCCCGCGTTCTCGGTGAACTCGCCCTTGAGCAGGTGCGGGATGCCGATCGCGAACTCCACGACCTCGAGGCCGCGCTGGATGTCACCCTTCGCGTCCGGGGTGGTCTTGCCGTGCTCGATCGCGAGCAGCTCGGCCAGCTCGTCCATGTTCTGGTTGACCAGGTCCACGAACCGCATGAGCACGCGGGCACGCTTCTGCGGGTTTTGCGCCGCCCACGCCTTCTGGGCGGCCGCGGCCTTGGCGATGACCTCGTCGACCTCGGCCGTCGTGGCCAGCGGCACGACCGCCTGGGCCTTGCCCGTGCTCGGGTTGAGCACCTCCTGGGTACGACCACTCGTCGCGGCGACCCTCTTACCGTTGATGTAGTGCTCGACCTGCCTGAGATCCGACATGGACGTCCCTTCCTCAGTGGGGCGGCGCGCTGTTCTCGCCCGCTCACCCCTGTCCCGTGATGCCCATCACCATATACTTGCAACTCCTAGTAATCCATAGCCGGGGCCCTATCGGCCCCGGACCCTCCCCTTTCGGGTGTACCGCCACCCCCTGGCGCGGACCTACTGTGAGCTGACTCACTCACACGTTCCGTCGACAGGAGCATCCATGCCCCCGCTGCCCACCGAGGCCACCGTCCGGTTCCGCGCCGCCCGCGACTTCCTCCAGGCGCACGCGCAGGACTACGACGCCGCGCGGGACGGTTTCGCCTGGCCCGAACTCGACGAGTGGAACTGGGCGCTGAACTGGTTCGACGTGCAGGCCGAGGGGAACGACGACCCGGCACTGTGGATCGTCGAGGAGCACGACGGCGGCGGGGCCCCCACGGAGGCCAAGTACTCGTTCGACGAGATGCGGATCCGGTCCGACCGCACGGCCAACTGGCTACGCGACAGCGGCGTCG from Dietzia sp. B32 includes:
- a CDS encoding CoA-acylating methylmalonate-semialdehyde dehydrogenase — protein: MSDLRQVEHYINGKRVAATSGRTQEVLNPSTGKAQAVVPLATTAEVDEVIAKAAAAQKAWAAQNPQKRARVLMRFVDLVNQNMDELAELLAIEHGKTTPDAKGDIQRGLEVVEFAIGIPHLLKGEFTENAGTGVDVYSMRQPLGVVAGITPFNFPAMIPLWKAGPAIACGNAFVLKPSERDPSVPVRLAELFTEAGLPDGIFQVVHGDKEAVDAILNNDTIQAVGFVGSTPIAQYIYENAARTGKRAQCFGGAKNHAIIMPDADMDQVADALLGAGFGSAGERCMAISVAVPVGEGTAEALIAKLLPKVKELKVGHSHDPQSDYGPLVTPESKARVLDYIEQGEKAGAELLVDGRGVGAYTDSFNGEDISGGYFVGPTLMDKVTPDMSVYTDEIFGPVLVVVHAKDFEEALSLPNDHEYGNGVAIFTRDGDAAREFVSRVQVGMVGVNVPIPVPIAYHTFGGWKKSGFGDLNQHGPESIKFYSKVKTVTQRWPSGIKDGADFNIPTMD